GATTGTGCTCCAATGTTGGAGCTAATCAAAGAATTGGCTGATTATGAAAAAGCGTTGCATGAAGTAACCTTAACTTTGGAGCAATTCATTGAAGACGGATTCGGAAAATCGCCTGTTTGGGGAGCTTTTGTAGCCGAATTTAATGAAGAAATCGTTGGGATTTCTTTATATTATGACAGATATTCAACCTGGAAGGGAAGAAGATTGTATCTGGAAGATTTGGTAGTGACAGAAAAATTAAGAGGAAAACAAATTGGAAAGAATTTATTTGAAGCAACGATAGAACACGGAAAATCTAATCAATACAGCGGAATGGTTTTTCAGGTCTTAAACTGGAACGAGCCGGCCATTAATTTCTACAAAAAATACAGTCCGAAATTTGATGATGAATGGTTTAATGTTTCAATTGAGTTTTAAGTTATAAATTTCCTGCAAACTATCATCTAAAACCTGCAACCTAAAATGAAAATAAAAGATATTGTAAAAAAAGTCAAGCAAATAGAAATTCGAACTCGCAAGAAGACGGAGGCTACACTGATGGGGCAATATCACAGTGCTTTTAAAGGACAGGGGATGACTTTCTCGGAAGTTCGTCCTTATCAGTTTGGAGATGAGATCCGCAGAATCGACTGGAATAAAACAGCGCGTTTCCGCGAACCTTTTGTAAAGGTAATGGAGGAAGAAAGAGAGCTGACGATGATGTTGGTTGTCGATATTTCTGCCTCAATGGATTACGGAACAAAAACTCAGTTGAAAAGAGAATATGTTGCAGAAATCGCTGCAAGTTTAGGATTTTCAGCGGCAGGAAATAATGATAAAGTGGGATTGATTTTATTTGCGGATAAAGTCTATAAAGTGATTCCGCCACAAAAAGGGAGAAAACATATTCTTTCTATTATCAGTACTAT
The sequence above is a segment of the Chryseobacterium sp. MYb264 genome. Coding sequences within it:
- a CDS encoding GNAT family N-acetyltransferase; this translates as MSEVIIRKAVQEDCAPMLELIKELADYEKALHEVTLTLEQFIEDGFGKSPVWGAFVAEFNEEIVGISLYYDRYSTWKGRRLYLEDLVVTEKLRGKQIGKNLFEATIEHGKSNQYSGMVFQVLNWNEPAINFYKKYSPKFDDEWFNVSIEF
- a CDS encoding DUF58 domain-containing protein, translated to MKIKDIVKKVKQIEIRTRKKTEATLMGQYHSAFKGQGMTFSEVRPYQFGDEIRRIDWNKTARFREPFVKVMEEERELTMMLVVDISASMDYGTKTQLKREYVAEIAASLGFSAAGNNDKVGLILFADKVYKVIPPQKGRKHILSIISTILMADYVPAVSKIDKAMEYMMGIFKRKSLVFLFSDFEDEYDSKMLRVASKKHQLLGMRIFDEKDNEIPDVGYTLLYDAETGKQVWANTSSARWRYTFAEAQKQKIRNLEEDFANSSASFMNINTGEDYSKLLYNYFQKK